The genomic DNA AGTACCCGCTGATCGATCGCGGGTAAATCTTCTTTTGCGCCTCGTAGAGGGAAACGAATTCACCCTCTGCCGATGGCTCGGGTGTAGCCGCCGCGATGGGGATGACCTTGCGCAGTGGCCTGTCAGGTGATGTCATGGTGCGGGCCGTAAGAGCAGAAAAAACATATCGGGCGGCCCCACCAAGGTCGGGGCCGCCCTGATTTCAGCGGGCTGCTACGGGCTTGTTGGACAAGCCCCATACGTACGATGCGAGCACGCCGATCTGCGCATCGGTCAGCTTGTCGGCTTGCGCTGGCATCTGGTTGACCTTGCCGCTATTGATCATGGCTGCAATGGCAGCTTCGCCCCAGCCGTGCAACCAGATGTCGTCCGTGAGGTTGGGGGCGCCCAAGGCCTGATTGCCCTTGCCGTCCATGCCATGGCAGGCGGCGCATGAGACGAACTTGGACTTGCCCAGCGATGCCCGCAAAGAATCATGCGGACTGCCCGACAGACTCAGCACGTAATGCGACAGATTGCGCACATCTTCCGGCGAACCCACTGCGGCAGCCATGGGAGGCATGTTGCCGATCCGCCCCTTCTCCAGGGTCTCGCGGATTTTCTCGGGCGTGCCGCCATGCAGCCAGTCGTTGTCGGCCAGGTTGGGGAAACCCTTGCTGCCGCGCGCATCCGAACCGTGGCACTGGGCGCAGTTGTTCATGAACAGGCGCTCGCCAATGGCATGGGCCTGGGGGTCCACCGCCACATCTTCCGGCTTCATCGAAGCAAAGCGTGCATACAGGGGCTCGATTTCCGTCTTGGCCTTGGCCATTTCGGCCTCGTATTCACCGAGTTGCGTCCAGTTCAGCTTGCCCGTGAAGGTGCCAAGGCCGGGGTAGGCAGCCAGATAACCCAGGCCGAAGACGATGGTGATGACAAACAGCCACACCCACCAGCGTGGCAGAGGGTTGTTCATTTCGACCAGATCCTCGTCCCAGACGTGGCCTGTGGTGTTGTCGGCCGTGGCCTTCACTTTCTTGCGGCCCGCCATCCAAAGCAGGATGCCGCAGGCGATGATGCCGACCAGGGTCAGCGTGGTCACAAAGACCGACCAGAAATTGCTGGTGAAGTCACTCATGGGGTGTTCTCGTTCTGGTGAAGGTCAATCTTGCTCGAAGGGCAGGCGGGCTGCCTCATCAAACCGGGACTTGTTGCGGCCCCTGTAGGCCCAGAGCCAGATGCCAATAAAGCAGGCCATCGATGCCAAGGTGGCGACGATGCGCATGGTCGTGATGTCCATGGCCAATCTCCTTTATTTGAGCGCGCGGCCCATGACTTGAAGGTACGCAACCAGGGCATCCATTTCGGTCTTGCCCTTGACGTCGGCGGCAGACGCTGCGATCTGCTCGTCGGTATAGGGCACGCCCACGGTCCGCAAGGCCTTCATGCGCGGAGCCACATCGGCCGGATCAATGGCGTTCTTCTCCAGCCATGGATACGCGGGCATGTTGGACTCGGGCACCACGTCACGCGGATTGTTCAGGTGGATGCGATGCCATTCATCGCTGTACTTGCCACCCACGCGATGCAGATCAGGGCCCGTGCGCTTGCTGCCCCACTGGAAGGGGTGGTCATAGACAAACTCGCCAGCCACCGAGTAGTGGCCATAGCGCAGGGTTTCGGCGCGGAACGGACGGATCATCTGCGAGTGGCAGTTGTAGCAACCCTCGCGGATATAGATGTCGCGGCCCACCAATTGCATGGAGCTATAGGGCTCCACGCCCTTGACCGCCTCGGTCGTAGATTTCTGGAAGAACAGGGGCACGATTTCCACCAGGCCGCCAATGGCGATCACCAGCAAAATCAGCACGATCATCAGAAAGTTGTTGGTTTCCACCTTCTCGTGGGTGAAGCCGCCAGAAGCATTTTGGTTGTTGTCAGACATGAATAGGCTCCTTGGGGCTCAGGCGTGGGCAGCGTTCACGGCGGGAATCGCCACCTTGACCGAACGCCCCGAAATAGCGGTGGCCCACACATTCCAGGCCATGACGATCATGCCGCCCAGATACAGCAGACCACCGGCCACACGGATCACATAGAACGGATAAGTGGCCTTGACGCTTTCCACGAAGGTATAGGTCAAGGTGCCGTCCGCATTGATGGCTCGCCACATCAGGCCCTGCATCACGCCGGCAATCCACATGGCGGCGATGTACAGCACGATGCCGATGGTGGCCATCCAGAAGTGCAGCTCAATGGCCTTGATGGAATGCATCTTTTCCCGGCCAAACAGGCGGGGAACCAGGTAGTAGAGCGAACCCATGGTGATCAGGCCCACCCAGCCCAGGGCGCCGGAGTGCACATGGCCCACCGTCCAGTCGGTGTAGTGGCTCAGGGCATTGACGGTCTTGATGGACATCATCGGGCCTTCGAACGTGGACATGCCGTAGAACGACAGCGACACGATCAGGAAGCGCAGGATGGGGTCGTCACGCAGCTTGTGCCATGCGCCCGACAAGGTCATGATCCCGTTGATCATGCCGCCCCAGCTGGGGGCCAGCAGGATGAGCGAGAACACCATGCCCACCGATTGCGTCCAGTCGGGCAGCGCGGTGTAGTGCAGGTGGTGTGGGCCGGCCCACATGTAGGTGAAGATCAGTGCCCAGAAGTGGACGATGGACAGGCGGTAGCTGTACACCGGACGGCCCGCCTGCTTGGGAATGAAGTAATACATCATGCCCAGGAAGCCCGTGGTGAGGAAAAAGCCCACGGCATTGTGGCCGTACCACCATTGCACCATGGCATCCTGAACACCCGCGTAGGCCGAATAGCTCTTCATGAAGCCGGCCGGAATGGCTGCGCTGTTGACGATGTGCAGCAAGGCCACCGCCAGGATGAAGGCCCCGAAGAACCAGTTGGCCACATAGATGTGCTTGACCTTGCGCGTGCCCACGGTGCCAAAAAACACGATGGCATAGGACACCCAGGTGACGGCAATCAGGATGTCAATCGGCCATTCCAGCTCGGCGTATTCCTTGCCCTGGGTGTAGCCCAGGGGCAGGCTGATGGCCGCCGCCACGATGACCAGTTGCCAGGCCCAGAACGTGAACGCGGCCAGCGAGGGCGCGAACAGGCGCGTCTGGCAGGTGCGCTGCACCACGTAGTAGCTGGTGGCAAACAGCCCGCAACCACCGAACGCAAAGATCACCGCGTTGGTGTGCAGCGGGCGCAAGCGCCCGTAGCTCAGCCAGGGAATGCCGAAATTGAGCTCTGGCCAAGCCAGCTGGGCGGCGATGATGACGCCCACCAGCATGCCAACCACCCCCCACACCACGGCCATGATAGAAAACTGTCGCACCACCGTATCGCTGTAGTGCACAGCCATTGTTTTTGGAGAATCCATCGGGCACCTCGTTTGATTACTGGAATAGTTTTGTCCAAGCAGGGTTATTCAACATTGATGCATGTCAATCGTCCCGAAAAATGCGTTCGCCTTCTTGCTCCACGCTCTCGAACTGGCCGTGGTAAACCGCCCACCACAGGCCCGCAAGAACCATCAGCACCAAAATGACCGACAAGGGGATCAGCAAATACAGGATGTCCATCAGACCGGGTCCAGGGAAGATTGGGAGGCAGAGGTCATGGGTGCGGGGCCTTTCATCGGCTGCTGCGGGTTCACCCCCACCACCTGCACACCGGGCAGGGATTGGGACAAACGGGCGGCATTCAGCACCACCAGCAGCGAACTGAGCGCCATGCCCAGCCCCGCCAGCCAGGCCGGCATCCAGCCGACCAATGCCAAGGGAACACACACCGCGTTGTAGCCCGCAGCCCACCATAGATTCTGCTTGACCACCCGCAAGGTGCGGCGCGCCAGCAGCACAGATTGCGCAACCAGCAACAGGCTGCCACCCAGCACCACAAAATCAGCGCGCGCCTGGGCCAGCGGCACCGAGCGGCCAAAGGCAAACGACACATTCGCCCCCGCCAGAACCGGGCCATCGTTGAGGCCATCGCCCACCATGGCCACATGGCGCCCCTGTGCCTGCAGCCGCTGCAGGGCGGCCAGCTTGTCCTGGGGCGTGCATTCGCCCTGGGCCTGGGCGATGCCCGCCTGCGCGGCAACCCGCTGCACCGCACCCAGCCGGTCTCCCGACAGGATCTGCACCGCGACGCCCGACTGCTGCAAGGCACGCACCACGTCAGGGGCCTCGGGCCGCACGTCCTCGATCACATCGAAGCGTGCCAACTCGGTGAACTGGCCGTCGCTCCCCTGCCCCGAAAGCACCACCTGCAGCGCCTCTGCGCCGTCCTGCGCGGCCACGCCGGCATGGCGGGCCGAGCCCAGCCGCAGCAAGCGTGGGGGAAGCGCGCCCTGTGCGTCGTGGATTTCAGCAGTCAGCCCCAGGCCGGCATCCTCGCGCAGGTTCACGGCGCTCCAGCGCGCGCTGGCCACGGGCGCCGCCGCCACGATGGCGCGCGAGGCCGGGTGCATGGATTGCCGCGCCAGTGTGGCCGCCAGCGCCAGGGCATCATCGCGGCCCAGCCCCGGCGCGCAACGCACGGTCTGCACGGCCATGCCGTCCCGGGTGAGCGTGCCCGTCTTGTCGAACACCAGGGTATCCACACTGGCCAGGGCCTCCAGGCCCTGCAGGTTGCGCACCAGCACGCCGTGGCGGGCCAGTGTGCCGGCCGCCGTCAGCATGGCCACCGGCGTGGCCAGCGACAAGGCACAGGGGCAGGTCACGATGAGCACCGCCACACCCACCATCAGGGCGCGCCCCGGATCGGACGGCCACCACCAGGCCACGGCCAGCCCGGCCGCCAGCAGCACCGCCAGCAAAAATGGCCGTGCAATGCGGTCCGCCAGCTGGGCCAGGCGCGGCTTTTGCAGCGAAGCGCTTTCCATCAGCGCCAGAATCTGCGCAAAACGGGTTTGGCCACCAATGCCCTGCACTCGCACCTCGACCGGTGCCTGCAGGTTGTAGCTGCCCGCCGTCACCTGGCTGCCCAAGGGCCGCGCCACGGGCGTGGATTCGCCCGTGAGCAGGGCTTCGTCGGCCTGGGTGCTGCCCCGCGTGATGCAGCCATCGGCAGGAAAAGCCTCGCCCGGCAGCACGCGAATCACATCGCCCACGGCCAACCGGCGCGTGGTCACGCGGGTAAAGACGCCGTCGGCCCCGCGCCGCTCCACGCTGTCGGGCAGGCGGTTCATGACGGCCTCCAGCGCGCCGGCCGTGCGGTCGCGCAGGCGCAGCTCCAGCCAGCGGCCGGTCAGCAGGAAAAAGACAAACATGGTCAGCGAGTCGTAATAGACCTCGCGGCCAAAAACCCCCGCGGGGTCAAACGTGCCGGCCGTGCTCACAACGAACGTGATGCCCATGCCCAGGGCCACCGGCAGGTCCATGCTGACGCGGCGCAGGCGGATGTCGCGCAGCGCACTGCCAAAGAACGGGCCACAGGCAAAGAACACCACCGGCAGCGTCAGCACCCACGAGGCCCAGCGCAGCAACTGCTCCATTTCACCGGTCAGATCGCCCGGCTTTGCCACATAGGCGGGCCATGCGTACATCATGACCTGCATCATGCAAAAGCCCGCCACCAGCCAGCGCCACAGCGCCAGCCGGCTCTCGCGCAGGCGCTGTTCGCGCGCGTGGGCATCCATCGCCGGCAAGGCACGGTAACCCGCCTTTTGCACCGCGGCCATCCACTGCGACGGCAGCACCTGGCTGGGCCGCCACACCACGCGGGCGCGGTGCGTGGCGGCGCTCACGTCCACCTGCTCCACGCCCGCAACCGCGCGCAATGCGTCTTCAATGGTCAAGGCGCAGGCGGTGCAGTGCATGCCCTCCAGCACCACGTTCGACTCCCACACCGCATCGGGCGACGCGGAGGCAAGCGCCCCAGGAACATCCTGCGCAGCCCCCGCATCCCGGGCACCGCTGCCCGCCGGCCGGCGCAAGCGCCCGAACGCAGCCCATTCCTGCGGGTCATCCAGCAGCACATGCGCCGCCATATCTGGCAAAGTGGAGGAGTTCGTGGACATGGTTCGAGCCTACCGGCCAAGCATGACACGTACATTGACATGGATCAAGCTGCAAACCATGGTCCTCTCTAAGCTCTGACCACCCCAACTTTGAGGAGTCCGACATGTACAAACGCATTCTGGTTGCCACCGACGGTTCTGAACTTTCCAACAAGGCGGTTCAAACCGGCCTGTCCCTGGCCGCCCTGTCGGGCGCCACGGTGGTCGCACTGAAGGTGGTGCCGCGTTACCCGCGCAGCTATTTTGAAGGCGGCATGCCGGTGGACATGATTGACGTGAAGCGCATCGAGCAGCAATGGGGCGACGCGGCCCAGGCACTGGTGGACAAAGTGAAAGCCCAGGGCAGCGCCGAGGGCGTGACGGTCAAGCCCGTGGTGGCCAAGTCCGACCTGGTGGCCGAGGCCGTGATCGCAGCCGCCAAAAAACACAAGTGCGACCTGATCGTGATGGCCTCGCACGGCCGCAAGGGCATCAAGCGCCTGCTGCTGGGCAGCGAAACCCAGCATGTGCTCACGCACTCGCACATTCCGGTGCTGGTGCTGCGTTAAGCACAAAATATGCCGCTAGCGCTTATGCAATAAGCGCTACCAGCTATCAAGATAGAAGCAAAACGGGGCCCTCAAGGCCCCGTTGTCCATAAACGGCAAATCGACGCTCAGGCAAACAGCCCTTTGTGCTGCTCGCGCAGCAGGTTTTTTTGCACCTTGCCCATGGTGTTGCGCGGCAGCTCTGTCGCCACAAAACAACGCTTGGGAATCTTGAAGTTGGCCAGCTGCGACTTGAGCTGCGCCACGATGGCCTCGCCGTCGATCTGTGCGCCCGGCTTGGCGATGACCACCGCCACGCCCACCTCGCCAAAATCGGGGTGCGGCACACCCACCACCGCGCTCTCGGCCACGCCCGGCATGTCGTTGATGGCGCTTTCGATTTCTGCCGGATAGACGTTGTAGCCGCCGCTGATGATGAGGTCCTTGCTGCGGCCCACGATGCTGACATAGCCGCGCTCGTCCACCTTGCCCACGTCGCCGGTTTTGAACCAGCCATCCTGGGTGAACTCTTCGGCGGTCTTCTCGGGCATGCGCCAGTAGCCTTTGAACACATTGGGCCCCTGCACCTGGATGTTGCCGATCTCGCCCACCGGCAAGGCCTTGCCCGCATCATCGACCACGCGCAAGCCCACGCCGGGCAGCGCAAAACCCACGGTGCTGCCGCGCCGCTCGCTCTGGCCACCATGGCGCGCGTCGGCGCTGTAGGGGTTGGAGGTCAGCATGATGGTCTCGCTCATGCCGTAGCGCTCCAAAATGGTGTGGCCGGTGCGCTCACGCCAGGCGTTGAAGGTTTCAATCAGCAGCGGCGCCGAGCCGGCGATAAACAGGCGCATGTGCTTCGTGGCGTCCTGGTTCAGCCCCGCCTCGGCCAGCAGCCGCACATACAGCGTGGGCACGCCCATGAACACGGTGGCGCGCGGCATGGCGGCCAGCACGGCCTTGGGGTCGAACTTGGCCATCCAGATCATCTTGCTGCCGTTGATGAGCGCACCGTGGATGGCCACAAACAGGCCGTGCACATGGAAGATGGGCAGTGCGTGGATGAGCACATCGCCACGGCCGTCAGGCCCTCCGGTAGCCGTCCAGCCCCAGTAGTCCTTCAGCGTCACGGCATTGCTCAGCAGGTTGCCATGCGTCAGCATCGCCCCCTTGCTGCGCCCCGTGGTGCCACTGGTGTAGAGGATGGCGGCGAGGTCATCCGCCCCCTTGTCCACCGGTTGGTGATTGTCGCCATGGTGCGCGGCGCGATCGAGCAGGCTGCCCGTGCGGTCGTCGCCCAGCGTGAACACATGCTGCGTGCCGGCCGTGAAGGCGATCTTGCTCACCCAGCCGAAGTTGCCGGGCGTGCACACCACCACGGCGGGCTCGGCATTGCCCACGAAATATTCGATCTCTCCGCTCTGGTAGGCCGTGTTGAGCGGCAAGAACACATAGCCCGCGCGCAGCGTGGCCAGATACAGCAGCATGGCCTCGACCGATTTCTCCACCTGCACCGCGATGCGGCTGCCCTCTGGCAGCTTCAGCGACGCCAGCAGATTGGCGATGCGCGCGCTGGCATGGTCCAGGTCGCGCCAGGTGTAGCGCAGCGGCTCGCCCTGGGGCGAGGTGGCTTCGACGGCGATCTGGTCCAGATCGCTGGGGAAAGCAGCGCGCAGGGCGCAAAACAGATTGGCGTTGTGGTTCGGTTGTTTCATGGCGAATCAAAAAACAGGG from Acidovorax sp. T1 includes the following:
- the ccoP gene encoding cytochrome-c oxidase, cbb3-type subunit III; the encoded protein is MSDFTSNFWSVFVTTLTLVGIIACGILLWMAGRKKVKATADNTTGHVWDEDLVEMNNPLPRWWVWLFVITIVFGLGYLAAYPGLGTFTGKLNWTQLGEYEAEMAKAKTEIEPLYARFASMKPEDVAVDPQAHAIGERLFMNNCAQCHGSDARGSKGFPNLADNDWLHGGTPEKIRETLEKGRIGNMPPMAAAVGSPEDVRNLSHYVLSLSGSPHDSLRASLGKSKFVSCAACHGMDGKGNQALGAPNLTDDIWLHGWGEAAIAAMINSGKVNQMPAQADKLTDAQIGVLASYVWGLSNKPVAAR
- a CDS encoding cbb3-type cytochrome oxidase subunit 3 — protein: MDITTMRIVATLASMACFIGIWLWAYRGRNKSRFDEAARLPFEQD
- the ccoO gene encoding cytochrome-c oxidase, cbb3-type subunit II; the encoded protein is MSDNNQNASGGFTHEKVETNNFLMIVLILLVIAIGGLVEIVPLFFQKSTTEAVKGVEPYSSMQLVGRDIYIREGCYNCHSQMIRPFRAETLRYGHYSVAGEFVYDHPFQWGSKRTGPDLHRVGGKYSDEWHRIHLNNPRDVVPESNMPAYPWLEKNAIDPADVAPRMKALRTVGVPYTDEQIAASAADVKGKTEMDALVAYLQVMGRALK
- the ccoN gene encoding cytochrome-c oxidase, cbb3-type subunit I, which codes for MDSPKTMAVHYSDTVVRQFSIMAVVWGVVGMLVGVIIAAQLAWPELNFGIPWLSYGRLRPLHTNAVIFAFGGCGLFATSYYVVQRTCQTRLFAPSLAAFTFWAWQLVIVAAAISLPLGYTQGKEYAELEWPIDILIAVTWVSYAIVFFGTVGTRKVKHIYVANWFFGAFILAVALLHIVNSAAIPAGFMKSYSAYAGVQDAMVQWWYGHNAVGFFLTTGFLGMMYYFIPKQAGRPVYSYRLSIVHFWALIFTYMWAGPHHLHYTALPDWTQSVGMVFSLILLAPSWGGMINGIMTLSGAWHKLRDDPILRFLIVSLSFYGMSTFEGPMMSIKTVNALSHYTDWTVGHVHSGALGWVGLITMGSLYYLVPRLFGREKMHSIKAIELHFWMATIGIVLYIAAMWIAGVMQGLMWRAINADGTLTYTFVESVKATYPFYVIRVAGGLLYLGGMIVMAWNVWATAISGRSVKVAIPAVNAAHA
- the ccoS gene encoding cbb3-type cytochrome oxidase assembly protein CcoS; translation: MDILYLLIPLSVILVLMVLAGLWWAVYHGQFESVEQEGERIFRDD
- a CDS encoding heavy metal translocating P-type ATPase, whose product is MSTNSSTLPDMAAHVLLDDPQEWAAFGRLRRPAGSGARDAGAAQDVPGALASASPDAVWESNVVLEGMHCTACALTIEDALRAVAGVEQVDVSAATHRARVVWRPSQVLPSQWMAAVQKAGYRALPAMDAHAREQRLRESRLALWRWLVAGFCMMQVMMYAWPAYVAKPGDLTGEMEQLLRWASWVLTLPVVFFACGPFFGSALRDIRLRRVSMDLPVALGMGITFVVSTAGTFDPAGVFGREVYYDSLTMFVFFLLTGRWLELRLRDRTAGALEAVMNRLPDSVERRGADGVFTRVTTRRLAVGDVIRVLPGEAFPADGCITRGSTQADEALLTGESTPVARPLGSQVTAGSYNLQAPVEVRVQGIGGQTRFAQILALMESASLQKPRLAQLADRIARPFLLAVLLAAGLAVAWWWPSDPGRALMVGVAVLIVTCPCALSLATPVAMLTAAGTLARHGVLVRNLQGLEALASVDTLVFDKTGTLTRDGMAVQTVRCAPGLGRDDALALAATLARQSMHPASRAIVAAAPVASARWSAVNLREDAGLGLTAEIHDAQGALPPRLLRLGSARHAGVAAQDGAEALQVVLSGQGSDGQFTELARFDVIEDVRPEAPDVVRALQQSGVAVQILSGDRLGAVQRVAAQAGIAQAQGECTPQDKLAALQRLQAQGRHVAMVGDGLNDGPVLAGANVSFAFGRSVPLAQARADFVVLGGSLLLVAQSVLLARRTLRVVKQNLWWAAGYNAVCVPLALVGWMPAWLAGLGMALSSLLVVLNAARLSQSLPGVQVVGVNPQQPMKGPAPMTSASQSSLDPV
- a CDS encoding universal stress protein produces the protein MYKRILVATDGSELSNKAVQTGLSLAALSGATVVALKVVPRYPRSYFEGGMPVDMIDVKRIEQQWGDAAQALVDKVKAQGSAEGVTVKPVVAKSDLVAEAVIAAAKKHKCDLIVMASHGRKGIKRLLLGSETQHVLTHSHIPVLVLR
- a CDS encoding malonate--CoA ligase; this translates as MKQPNHNANLFCALRAAFPSDLDQIAVEATSPQGEPLRYTWRDLDHASARIANLLASLKLPEGSRIAVQVEKSVEAMLLYLATLRAGYVFLPLNTAYQSGEIEYFVGNAEPAVVVCTPGNFGWVSKIAFTAGTQHVFTLGDDRTGSLLDRAAHHGDNHQPVDKGADDLAAILYTSGTTGRSKGAMLTHGNLLSNAVTLKDYWGWTATGGPDGRGDVLIHALPIFHVHGLFVAIHGALINGSKMIWMAKFDPKAVLAAMPRATVFMGVPTLYVRLLAEAGLNQDATKHMRLFIAGSAPLLIETFNAWRERTGHTILERYGMSETIMLTSNPYSADARHGGQSERRGSTVGFALPGVGLRVVDDAGKALPVGEIGNIQVQGPNVFKGYWRMPEKTAEEFTQDGWFKTGDVGKVDERGYVSIVGRSKDLIISGGYNVYPAEIESAINDMPGVAESAVVGVPHPDFGEVGVAVVIAKPGAQIDGEAIVAQLKSQLANFKIPKRCFVATELPRNTMGKVQKNLLREQHKGLFA